One genomic segment of Desulfomicrobium sp. ZS1 includes these proteins:
- a CDS encoding arginyltransferase, which yields MILYSQPEFSTPAPCPYLPNRTLVYSFFFADGLNNTELSWFLSRGWRKFGHYFFRPACPDCRACTPLRVPVRRFLPSRGQKRVLRRCSHLRVSFGPIRYEKELFDLYHTHSRVRFGQESSFDEFIANLHSSPCPNLLARYEENGRLLGAGYLDVGSDGLSSVYFVFDPAASPLSPGIFSVLREIEETKKRGLSHYYLGYVVPGCERMAYKSGFNPHQLLNWEDGLWREDGKEPESPTPGILHPFSG from the coding sequence ATGATTCTTTACTCTCAACCTGAGTTTTCGACGCCAGCGCCCTGCCCCTACCTGCCGAACAGGACGCTGGTTTATTCCTTTTTTTTTGCCGACGGCTTAAATAACACCGAGCTTTCCTGGTTCCTGTCCCGAGGCTGGCGCAAGTTCGGCCATTATTTCTTTCGTCCGGCCTGCCCGGATTGCCGGGCCTGCACCCCTCTGCGCGTGCCCGTACGACGCTTCCTACCCAGCCGCGGCCAGAAGCGCGTGCTGCGCCGCTGCAGCCATCTGCGTGTCAGTTTCGGCCCGATTCGCTACGAAAAAGAACTTTTTGACCTATATCATACACATTCCAGGGTGCGTTTCGGACAAGAAAGCAGCTTCGATGAATTCATCGCCAACCTGCACTCTTCGCCCTGCCCGAACCTGCTTGCCCGCTACGAGGAAAACGGACGCCTGCTGGGGGCCGGATATCTTGACGTTGGCAGCGATGGCCTGAGTTCTGTCTACTTCGTCTTCGATCCCGCGGCGTCGCCTTTGAGTCCCGGCATCTTCAGCGTACTGCGCGAGATCGAAGAGACGAAAAAAAGAGGGCTTTCCCACTACTACCTGGGTTATGTAGTGCCGGGATGCGAGCGCATGGCCTACAAGTCCGGATTCAATCCGCACCAGTTGCTTAACTGGGAAGACGGGCTCTGGCG